Part of the Emys orbicularis isolate rEmyOrb1 chromosome 10, rEmyOrb1.hap1, whole genome shotgun sequence genome is shown below.
GCCCACAGAGGTAATCCTTTCTGGTCAAGATGTGCAGTAACATGGGGGATGCTTGTGTTGAGCATTCAGCACCTGCTCTGTAATTAAATGAAGGACTCTAGTCTTTAGGGTTGtcaatgagaggaaggatggtgtggTGGTTAAGGCAGTGGTGGGGTTAAGTTCCCATTGTGCTACCCTGGGATTCTCTGTCCGCCTGAGCAAATCACTGTCTCTGGGCCTTAATTCCCCATctgtttaaaaacacaaaacaaaaaaacttcccTGCTgcataggggaagggaggggttgtGAGGAAAGTACTCTCAGACTGTGGTGATCAGGGCCacctccaggttttttgccgccccaagcaaaaaaaaaaaaaaaaaggcggagtGCCGCCGccgcaacaaaacaaaaaaagggccagagtgccgccccttgaaaaatgctgccccaagcacatgcttgggacgctggtgcctagagccggccctggtggtgatAAGGCACATAGATAGAATCTAGTCCTTCCCAGATCTACATTTGCACATTAAGCCTTTTTTCCCACAAAGGAGAGAATACCACATGGTTTCTGACATCCCTTCCATTTGAAATACTTGGCCAAAAGTCCTGTGATATGGTGCAAACTCCCAGATCAGGCTTCAGTTCAGAACTAGATCTGCTACCGTTGTTCCTCACTACCCTGCGGAGGGCACAAGAGCATGCATAGTCAGGCTGCCTCTGTGTGCAGCAGCGCTCTGTTGTTTGTGCAGTGTGCTCTGCCTTCCCAGGTTTATAAGTGGGTTCTTATTTGTAATGCAGCCACGAGAGGATGCCTTACCAAAGGAGGTATAGAGACAGACGGGAGAGCGATAACTACAGGTTTGAAGACCGAAGCCCTTCTTTCGGAGAGGATTATTACTCTACCCGCTCACACCACTGCCGGAGATCACGGGACAGAGAGCACCACCGAACGAGGAAGCACCAGCATCGCTGCCGGAAACGCAAGACCAGGTCTTGTAGCAGTGCCTCATCGGTGAGTAGCATCCAGATGAGTTCAGGATTGTTCAGGTTTTAACTTTTTACCTTCTGTAGCTCTGAATACACTGGGTGAGTACCTCTAATCCCTCTTCTGTTTTGTTCTTGATTATGTTTCACTTCACTGTGTCTTTAAACTGGAAGCATTAATAGTTGTTAATTTTGACAGACCATTCCTAGCACCTGGAAATAAAGCCTAGCTTCCCAAGGCacggggtgggcagggggagtgCAGTGAAGCCAGATGGATCACTTGTCTGCACACTTACAAGGGGAGCGCCTGGATGCAGGCCTGCACTGTTGCAGCATCCACTATGGTTGTGTGTCGTCCTCTTTTATTCGCTTGAAGGTTCCACTTCTGCCTGACTTGATATTGCTACATTGTGACAGCATAAGATACTCCAGTGTAGATATGTTTGTTGTGGCAGAATCTTGTATCCCTTAGGACAAGTCAGCTGTGTCAAACCCATTCTTCAGAACTGTTAGCACTCTGGTTATCAACCACTTCCCCACAATACTCGGGAGAGGTGCCCTGTTGTCACTAGTTTCCTTGGACTGAAGTTTTGTTTGAGAATGTCACCGTTCTCTCATCTGACTGGAATGAACTACAACCTCCCTCTCCTAGTTAGTGATGATTAACAATcaacttgtggggggggggagaggagaggttaTCCCAGGACAATGGAGTGACTTGGAAGTGTTGTGAGATGCTCATCCAAATGTCTTAACTTTACCGCCTCTGTCATACCCTAGTAAGGACCCGTTACTACTATTCACAGTTCTCAAGTTTGTTGCTTTTATATAGTTTAAACAAAGTGATTGATTCCTAACCCCTGTGGTTATACTGGATACTTGCATGGTTTGGAACGCTTAATGGCCCATCACTTTCCTTTTTTCCAGACGATTTTATTTGAGTTTTAATGCCAAGGTTAAACGATTGAAATGCTCCAATAACAACTGTGCGTGTGTGGTGATACTGTGCAGGTTTTGGTTGTTGTGATCTCTACTCTTTGTGTTGTGAAGTCACAGCAGCTATGTCAAATACTCTCTGAAACTTTTCTCCATTTCAGACGATCTCTTAAACTTTGTCTGTAGTTCATTCTTCTTGACTTGTTGGGGGAAGGAATATGGCGGAGCACGTATTAGGAAGTTCAGACATGGAAGTGTAGAGCCCTGTTACCATATCTCTCACTAGATAGAATGTAactaattttacattttttttttttttttttttgagggactAAATAGAAAAGTTCAGTCATTGGACAGAAGAGTTGTTGGCTTTGGTGGGGGTGTTTCTGCTGGTGGGAAGGAACCTCCAGGAATGTTTGGCTGGTTTTCCAGTAGAAGCTAGTAGCGATGGGGTTGATTGTGAGCTCTTACCTTTAGCAGACCAGGATCTATGAGGTATAAGGCTCTCCAGGGACTTAACTCTCCTGCTCCTAGAATTCTTTCAAGCTTTAAATCTGTTCAAAGGAAGGATGACAACACTGGTCCTATATGGGTCCAATCAGGCTTGCAGATGCAGGATCAATTCTGTTGTTGGTTCCATCAGGATGGGAAGGGCTGAGTAGTATTGGGTCAAGGGTGGGACAAGTCCCTAGGATAGCTGGagatgtttattaataaacatacAAAGGAAAGCGGGACAGACTCCACAAAGGGGGAACTGCTAATCGGCTTCTACTGGACAGCCTGACCAACCTGACTTGTGTACTCTACCCATCGGCACACTTGCCACTGGAGAAAGTGACGTGACTGGCAAAGCATTCGCTCTTCTTGCGCCGCTGGCAGTGTCCTCTATTCACATAGAGGAATCTGCTCCTCTGTGGCAAAACCTGGGGGGAATGCTTGTACGAACCCAGTGACTGGAGCatcccagctgctgctcccttCCAGAGAAGAGGGTGGCACTTTCCGCTAAGAGGCAGCTGCATCAGACACTGTAGCTAATGAGACAGTTCTTTACATACCTGTAGCTGTTTTTTACTTTTCTGTTTTGAAGTTAGTTTGTGTCTTGACGTGTCCCTTGCAATATCCCTATCGTTATATATGCTGTGTGCCTTATGAAATGCGGGGATCTGGAAAATCCAACCACCGATGCATCGTCGTCTCCACCTTTGAATGACAACTCAATCTGCCAATCGGAACTGCCCGCTGTGTGCGATTGGTCGGATGGCGTTTCGGGGGGCGGTGTGTGCAGAGAAGCCAACAGAGCAGTAAACGCAGCAGGAGCGTGGAAGATGACAAGGAAGGTCACCTGGTGTGCAGAATCGGCGATTGGCTCCAAGAGCGATGTACAGCCACCTTTCGTAAAACTTTACCTCTCTACTTTCTATCCCCATGTTAGACAAGATCTCTCTTATTGTACTAGAGGGGTCTCTAGTGTTTATTGCTTATAAATGGGCTGACCAGTAATTGCCTGAAGCAGACAATAGACACTTCTGTTTTAAAGAGTGTAGCAGGGAGATACCTTTTTGAGATGTGAATGCTGTGAAATTGCAGGACCTCATGCCCTTCTGGTTCTCGAAGCTCACATTGGCTCTTGTTTTCTCTCCTAGATGAGATTGTCGGCAGCCTAGGTGAAGGCACTTTTGGCAAAGTTGTGGAGTGTGTGGACCATGCCAGGTATGCTATCCTTGGTCTCCAAGTGACTTACCTATCATGTACCAGTCAGTTCAGACATTGATGAGGTGGGGTGGATTTGTCCTGTCCTCTTCAGATGGTCTTCAGTTTTCTCTTAGATGCTGATACACAATCCCCAGCTCTTCCACACTCAGCATCTGGCGCTGAGCCCGTGGCCTGTTTAGTCTAGGTGCCACTGTGCTCTTCCTGTcctttcaacaacaaaaaaagtcactagcaaagtgggaggggagagaagagagatgcTTAAGTGACTGTATTGATTACAACATGAGGCCATCGTATTCTGTGGCTTTCTGCAGTTCTGTTAGAAGCGGTTATTCAACATTAGTTTGCCTCAGCTGGGATTCCACTCAACATCTTCTTTTGCTAATAGACAAGAATGGGCAGATCATCAAATTCCCCACAAGCTGTTATTTTGCTGGCCTTGCTCTCCACTCCGTTATATGCCCATCCCAAGTTTGCCAAAGGGATATCATCCCTTTTCTGTCACTGTTTCTGCTATTAATATGACTGCCATGTGTTTACTTAGAAACATCTCTGAACTACATATGTGGTAGGGCTTGGCTTGACCAATGGAAACAAGATGTGTTTATATGCCTGCATGGGAGGCTTGTTACAGCCTAGTAACTACTGCAGAATTACAATCACTTGATGTATACTTTCTGATGACCATTTAGTGAAATGGGGAATGcttgatttcccccttcccccaaagtatGAACTTTGGCTTTTGTGTCTACTGGGGCAGAGTTAAGCCAGTGGTGGTGATTTGTGTGAGACTGTGATGTATTGCAAAATGTGCAAGCTTAACTCTCATTTTCCTGAGTCTCTAATGTTCTTGAAGGGTAGTATAGACTCAGGGCACTATATGCTTGTGACCTGAACAGCACCTTAATTTTTGGGGAGGTAGGGGAAAATGTTGTTAGTTTGTATTGTCtttgcccaggaccccattgagCTAGGGGCTATACAAACCCAACAGAAAAGACCgtccttgccccagagagcttagtCATAAATGGGGCTGAAGAGAGCACAGGACTTTGGGAGGAAAGCATTCTTCCCCTTCGTGAAGTTTGCAGGGGTGGAGTCCCTCTCTTGTGCACTGTAAAATATGGAGTAGGGAAATCCCAGTCCTTAAATCCTTTGGAGGTGCAGCAGAGATAATCCCTCAGAGaccagtgaggaggaggaggaaagcaaagGGGTGTGGCCAGCAGTACATCAGGGATCATTTCCACCTCTCCCATCCTGGGGATATATGAGGGGCTCCCCACTCCTGTagtacttgcagagtaaggtgtCACTTGGATAAGTGCATTAGCCCCCAGTAAGCCTTGGGAGGGTGACTGGGGACCATTCCCACAAAGTGGTTTTAGTTACCTCTGGTGGAAGAATATGCAGATGAAGCGGGGGTGATGGATTCTCCTTGATCCTGGCTTTTCCCAAGCTGCATTTCCCAGTTTCATGCTGCAGTCAATTACAGGGCATAACTTACTAGTACAGTGATGAGCGGCTGTGGTTTGCTCCCACTGAATGGCCCTGAGAACTGATTTGGGGAGGGGATGAAAAATGACCGGTGTCCCCTACCACACCCCAGGATTTATTGTAGAgacactttctcattccccatCCAAAAAGGAATTGGGTAAGAATCTCAGAAACTGGGAATTGTTTTTTGTCTAGGGACAATTATTTGTTGAGGTGGTCTGGGCCACTCCATGTCTGACCCATTCGTGTGTCATCTTCCCCTCTGCAGAGGTAAATCCCAGGTGGCACTGAAAATTATTAGAAATGTGGGAAAGTACCGAGAAGCAGCCAGACTGGAAATTAATGTCCTAAagaaaattagagagagagacaaggacaACAAATAGTAAGTTTGATCTCTTGCATAGAAGTTGCTGCTGCTTAGTGCTGTCAATGTATCTACTCAGAGAGGAGAGTGATTGGTGCAAGGTAGCATGGGGGAGAACCGGAGATAAGAGCATGGAAACTTAATACCTGTCTTTTCCGTCTACCTAGAAAATGGTGTCGTCTTCTCCCTCGTCCACCCTCTGGGATTGGGAATATAGAAGGGCTTTTTTAGTCTGAATTGTGACTTTTATTCCTAGGTCCCTGAATATGTAATTATTGACCATTTAAATATCTGGGAATTGGGTTAATTTATCCTTCCATATTAACTAAACACAGTTCTTTATAGTGAAACAtttgccctctcccctcccttcagtGTAAGAATTTTGCTGCTTACACTAGGATATCTATGTCCTTGGCATCTCTGGATGATTGAGCAGGTGAATCCTAGGTTGCTTAGAGAGAAGCATGGCTGTGCTGTGTCTGCAAACTGAGTGTTTGTGTGCTAGTCACttggagagggagggatgggaaTACTACTTCCTTAGAAGAGTGTTGTGTGGCCAATAACATCCTTATTATCCATTCTGTCCAGTTTGTGTGTCCTGATGTCCGATTGGTTCAACTTCCATGGCCACATGTGCATCGCCTTTGAGCTTCTGGGCAAGAACACTTTTGAATTCCTGAAGGAGAATAACTTTCAGCCATATCCCCTCCCCCAGATCCGGCACATGGCATACCAGCTCTGCCATGCCTTGAGATGTAAGTTACCCAGATTCCTTTGCCACGGTTGTCTGCAGCAATGAGGTGAGTTCTACTCGCCAGCTAGTGTTTTCTTTGAGAAATGTCAGTTTGTTTTTACATGCATGTTAATAGTGTCTGAACGTTTTGGCTAGTCTCACTTTTCACAGTCTGAAGAGTTTAAAATCAGGTGAGCCATTCCGATGTTTTTGGAGAACAGTGAAGGGGAGGTGGATTGAGGACATGGCTTCTAGATTCACCTCAGTTCCCTCCTGAAAGAGAGGGGAAACTAAACCTTGTAAGCTTCACAGAGATGAGACTTACTGCCTGTATGTGGCGGACGCGATGGGATGgctgaaatgtatatttaacagTTAAAATGTGATGACATATAGTGAGGAACTTGGCTTCAAATAAGAGAATTCTATGTAGCTTAATGAAGCTGTTTGATACACAGTTGACATGGGCCATGGTGCAGCACATTGCACTCTGGTTCAAAGTATGGTCCCTTGGGGCAAGGGAGCATGTGTTCACAGGGGGCCTATGTAACAGACATAGCTGTACAGAGGGTCCAGTGCTTGATTCTTAaacttttctctcctctccccacccctctccgCAGTTTTACATGACAACCAGCTGACTCACACTGACCTCAAACCTGAAAACATCCTCTTTGTGAATTCCGATTTCGACACCATGTACAATGAGACCAAGGTAGGTTGTGTCTCTGAGCGAGAGGGTGAAACGATTGAATGCCTTGCTTCTTTCTGTAagaaaaagattttcctttttCCCATTCTCTGGTTGAGCATGAGGCCATCATCTCCAGTGGCTTGGACACGGGAGACGaagtcaggaggcctgcattctATTCCTGACCTTTCCAATCTGTAAAACGAAGAGTACTTGGCTACCTAGgttaaagagctttgagatctctgATGGAAGGCGCTATACAAGTGCGATGTTTCAGTATTTTGTGCTTTTTACTGCTGACATGGATATCCAGGTTCCTTATAGATATTTCTTGTGTTGCAGAGCTGTGAGGAGAAATCTATTAGGAACACAAACATCCGTGTGGCTGACTTTGGAAGTGCCACCTTTGACCATGAGCATCACACTACTATTGTTGCTACTCGGCATTACCGCCCGCCAGAGGTGATTCTGGGTGAGTGGAGTTACGCTTCTGTCTTTACTGATGGGTTTCTGGGGGGTGGGCCACGGGGTACATTAGGGTAAGAATTGGGCTTTGCAAGAGAGAACTGACTGGAAAATCTCTGATTCTGGAGTGGAGAAGGGGACAATCTACACTGGCATATTTAGACAAAAAGTTAAACCTGCTGCTGTGATAGGTCTCTTGGGAGCGAAGGTTTGGGTGGTGCTGCAGATGGGGCATTGGGACTGCTGAGGCAGCACACTCAGTCTGCATCACGTCCAAAGCCTGGAACAAAGACGACGCTTTTGTATAAGCAAAATATTGTCCGTAAATATGTGCCCAGAACTTTGGGCGAGTGCTCAGCGCAGAGATGTGGGATGGCAGAGATCTGAGATGCTCATGTGCGGTATCGCAGTTGAGTTAATGAGAGAATAACCACTTCAGTGCACATCTCTCTGTTCCGGGACTCTGACTCCCAGAGGACTAAGCAGTCATCTCACCACAGAAATCCACTGGGTGTGTAGCTGAGTTTTAGGTCTCTCCAATTTTAAGCTCCACATTTGTCACTGGAAGCTCAGTCATTTTCTCTCCTCTTCattgcagagctgggctgggcacaGCCGTGTGATGTCTGGAGTATTGGCTGCATTCTATTTGAGTATTACCGTGGCTTCACACTCTTTCAGGTACACTTTTGCAAGGCCTTTATGCCCTTGACTGAACTGTGTAAGCTTTAGTTCCCAAATCGACAATAGTATTTAtgctcctaatttccattgaactcagtggaagttaggagcccaaATACCTTTGTAGATTTGGGCCTACATTTTTCTGGGTACCATGAGGAGACTGTCCTACTAGCCCGTCCTTGGAAGGGTGGGTTTAGACCTTCCTGTCTTTGTTATGTGACTGTTTCAAGGCTAAGAAAATAACCCAGTCGCTCTTCCTCCGCAGACTCATGAGAATCGTGAGCACCTTGTAATGATGGAAAAAATCCTTGGGCCAATCCCATCTCCAATGATCCACAAAACCCGGTGAGAACCAGCTTCTGAACTCTGAGCAGCTGACTTGGCTGTTGCATTGTTCTGGTGATGGTGGAGTAGGCGGGATAGCTTCTCTGATGCAGAGAAGCCACACATCAGAATCCTAACACTAGGGTTGTAGCTCTGGGTGGAGATCATAGGGTCAAGAAAAGACTTGAACTTGAAATAAAGGTGATGTTGCGTACAGGGGCTGGGAAAAATGGCCGAGCAGCCTAGAAATAATGGAACCTTGTTGCTCTATACCACTAAGAGGGCCTTGCCTAGGATTTCTTCCATACTTTTGCTGAGACAGGGCCACCGTTCCTGGCTGAGAAGACAGTGAACTTTCATGCAAACAGTATCAAAATCTGAAACTTCTATTGTTTTctggcagcatggtccagtggctaaGGCACTACAGTGGGAGTCAGgcgacctgggttctgttccctgctctgctgttGACCCTaatgtttgaccttgggcaagtcacttcccctctctgcctgtttttcccatctgtgaaatgggaatgatACTTTActatctttgtaaagtgctttgaaattcatgcatgaaaagtgctatatacgAGATTTATATTAAAACCCAAAGTATTGGCTGCTAGAAATCATCTAGCTTGGCTTTAATGTGGCTCAACTTTTAAGACCACCTTGATTGCTGGCTAGGCTGGTAGAATTCCCAGCATATAGTTTTCTGAAGTGCTTTGGAAAAGGGGTACAGCATCCTCTATGTAATATAGTTTGAGTCTTAGTACTGATGTTTGCCTTGCAGTGAAGCTATGCATACCCCATACGTGTGCACCCCCAGATTTCTCTTGCAGATAGGACTCTTGAATAGTTCCTTTTATTGTACAGGAAACAGAAGTACTTCCACAAGGGGGGCCTGGTATGGGATGAGAACACATCAGATGGAAGATACGTCCAAGAGAACTGCAAACCACTGCGGGTATGAGACACTGCTCTGATTTCTATAGAAAGCTTAGGTAGCTTTGCTATGGATGCTGAGATTCCTAGCTTGCACCGTGTCACCTGGCACATTCTTGGAGTGAGATGACACTGGATGGAAATGGGGGTGCTGCTGTCAGTATCTAAATGACATGGGAGACAGATTGGTAGCTTC
Proteins encoded:
- the CLK3 gene encoding dual specificity protein kinase CLK3: MHHCKRYQSPEQETYMSHKWKRRRSHSREYEGRLRYQPQRDLPRRSRSRSHERMPYQRRYRDRRESDNYRFEDRSPSFGEDYYSTRSHHCRRSRDREHHRTRKHQHRCRKRKTRSCSSASSRSQQSSKRSRSVEDDKEGHLVCRIGDWLQERYEIVGSLGEGTFGKVVECVDHARGKSQVALKIIRNVGKYREAARLEINVLKKIRERDKDNKYLCVLMSDWFNFHGHMCIAFELLGKNTFEFLKENNFQPYPLPQIRHMAYQLCHALRFLHDNQLTHTDLKPENILFVNSDFDTMYNETKSCEEKSIRNTNIRVADFGSATFDHEHHTTIVATRHYRPPEVILELGWAQPCDVWSIGCILFEYYRGFTLFQTHENREHLVMMEKILGPIPSPMIHKTRKQKYFHKGGLVWDENTSDGRYVQENCKPLRSYLLYDSPDHVQLFDLMRRMLEFDPSKRITFSEALLHPFFSGLSPEERMLCSRVSNRDLSR